From the genome of Phyllostomus discolor isolate MPI-MPIP mPhyDis1 chromosome 12, mPhyDis1.pri.v3, whole genome shotgun sequence, one region includes:
- the LOC114511443 gene encoding zinc finger protein 112 isoform X1, translated as MTKFQEELTFKDVAVVFTEEELGLLDPFQRKLYRDVMLENFRNLVSLGNQPFKPDLICQLEREEKCVMMETEAQRDACSGTKNQHDMETIQEVGLSYLSPKDLTAWQTWQHGAGGLNRCQDSMKNFQGNISKLQKQGDSPCQVSAGIPVQISEDGSYISTHIGNGPDYIKNQDFSSWRAQHSWRKMYLLESRDYQCRCQQNSIKNDFSKCDVSWLSHHNDHLRVHTTEKNYSCHDCGEDIMRVSLHIQDVIQTGQKSCPCNEYRKAISDDLSSEVRQQLDSEGGPCTYRPCGKGCSYHSVLHKHQSGHRRDDCVLESSYLQPHQREHAQEMPCKCDYGENLSQCSSHDVYEGIHTGKTFYSYEKAFSNTLDLNSIFRVSTREEPYKYKENGNVFNQSSHLQVHQKIHTEEKLYTDVGCEKGFVCSSNLSIQQRVHMEEIPCNFEECSNGFSLPSHFQNHQRVHSREQPHKHSCGNSFSQNPYLQGHQKIHVGEKPYKECGNGFNWSSKLKDHQTVHTAEKPYKCNACGKGFSHRSVFNVHQRVHTGEKPYKCEECDKGFSRSSYLQAHQRVHTGEKPYKCEACGRGFSRNSYLQGHQRVHTGEKPYKCEECGKGFSRSSHLQGHQRVHTGEKPYTCEECGKGFSWSFNLQIHQRVHTGEKPYKCGECDKGFSKASTLLAHQRVHTGEKPYQCDECGKSFSQRSYLQSHQSVHTGERPYICEVCGKGFSQRAYLQGHQRVHTRVKPYKCEMCGKGFSQRSRLEAHRRVHTGGKPYKCEVCTKRFSESSRLQAHQRVHAEGRPYKCEQCGKGFSGFSSLQAHHRVHTGEKPYKCELCGKGFSQRSNLQAHQRVHTGEKPYKCDACGKGFRWSSGLLIHQRVHSDKFYKSEEYGKDYPSSENPYRNEVL; from the coding sequence GAACCAAGAACCAGCATGACATGGAGACTATTCAAGAAGTGGGACTAAGCTACCTTTCTCCCAAGGACCTGACAGCTTGGCAGACCTGGCAACATGGTGCAGGTGGGCTAAACAGGTGTCAAGATTCCATGAAAAATTTTCAAGGAAATATTTCTAAGTTGCAAAAACAAGGGGATTCCCCCTGCCAAGTTTCAGCAGGAATACCAGTTCAGATTTCTGAAGATGGGAGCTACATATCGACTCATATAGGTAATGGTCCTGATTACATAAAAAATCAAGACTTTTCATCTTGGAGAGCCCAGCATTCTTGGAGGAAAATGTATCTGTTGGAGTCACGTGATTATCAGTGTAGATGTcaacaaaactccataaaaaatgatttttctaagtGTGACGTCAGCTGGCTCTCACATCACAATGATCATCTGAGAGTACACACGACAGAAAAGAACTACAGCTGCCACGACTGTGGAGAAGACATCATGAGGGTGTCACTGCATATTCAAGACGTAATTCAAACAGGACAAAAGTCTTGCCCATGTAATGAGTACAGAAAAGCCATCAGTGACGACCTTAGCTCTGAGGTTCGTCAGCAGTTAGACTCAGAAGGGGGGCCCTGTACGTACAGGCCATGTGGAAAGGGCTGTAGTTATCATTCAGTTCTTCACAAACATCAAAGTGGGCATAGAAGAGATGACTGTGTTCTTGAGAGTTCATATCTGCAGCCCCATCAGAGAGAACATGCACAGGAGATGCCGTGTAAATGTGACTATGGTGAGAACTTGAGTCAGTGCTCATCTCATGACGTGTATGAAGGTATTCACACAGGAAAGACATTCTATAGTTATGAGAAAGCCTTCAGTAATACCTTAGACCTCAATAGTATTTTTAGGGTTAGTACTCGTGAGGAACCCTACAAATATAAGGAGAATGGAAATGTCTTTAATCAGAGTTCTCATCTGCAAGTTCATCAGAAAATCCACACTGAAGAGAAACTATACACAGATGTGGGATGTGAGAAAGGTTTTGTTTGTAGCTCAAATCTTAGCATTCAGCAGAGAGTTCACATGGAAGAGATTCCCTGTAATTTTGAGGAATGTAGCAATGGCTTCAGTCTGCCCTCACATTTTCAGAACCATCAGAGAGTCCACTCTAGGGAACAACCACATAAACACTCATGTGGTAATAGCTTCAGCCAAAACCCATATCTTCAAGGCCATCAGAAAATTCACGttggagagaagccctataagGAATGTGGAAATGGCTTCAATTGGAGTTCAAAACTTAAAGATCATCAGACAGTCCACACTGCAGAAAAGCCGTACAAATGCAATGCTTGTGGTAAAGGCTTCAGTCACAGATCAGTTTTTAATGTCCATCAGAGAgtccacacaggagagaaaccttataaatgTGAGGAATGTGATAAAGGATTCAGTCGGAGTTCATACCTCCAAGCCCATCAGAGAGtccacactggagaaaaaccaTACAAGTGTGAAGCGTGTGGGAGGGGCTTTAGTCGTAATTCATACCTTCAAGgccatcagagagttcacactggagagaaaccataCAAGTgtgaggagtgtgggaagggcttCAGTCGGAGCTCACACCTTCAGGgccatcagagagttcacactggagaaaaaccctATACATGTGAGGAGTGTGGAAAGGGATTCAGCTGGAGCTTTAATCTTCAAATTCATCAGAGGgttcacacaggagagaaaccctataaatGTGGAGAATGTGATAAGGGCTTCAGTAAGGCCTCAACCCTTTTGGcccatcagagagttcacacaggagagaagccaTACCAATGTGATGAGTGTGGTAAGAGCTTCAGTCAGAGATCATACCTTCAAAGCCACCAGAGTGTCCACACTGGAGAGAGACCATACATATGTGAGGTGTGTGGGAAGGGCTTCAGTCAGAGAGCATATCTTCAAGGTCATCAGAGAGTCCACACCAGAGTGAAACCCTATAAATGTGAGATGTGCGGGAAGGGCTTTAGTCAGAGGTCACGCCTTGAAGCACATCGGAGGGTCCACACAGGAGGGAAACCGTACAAATGTGAGGTGTGCACGAAGCGCTTCAGTGAGAGTTCACGCCTTCAGGCACATCAGAGGGTCCATGCAGAAGGGAGGCCCTATAAATGTGAACAGTGTGGCAAGGGTTTCAGTGGCTTTTCAAGTCTTCAAGCCCATCACAGAGTCCACACTGGGGAAAAACCGTATAAATGTGAATTGTGTGGAAAGGGCTTCAGTCAGAGATCAAATCTTCAGGCTCATCAGAGAgtccacacaggagagaagccctataaGTGTGATGCATGTGGTAAGGGTTTCCGTTGGAGCTCGGGTCTTCTAATTCATCAAAGAGTCCACAGTGATAAATTCTATAAAAGTGAAGAGTATGGTAAGGATTATCCTTCATCAGAGAATCCGTACAGAAATGAAGTGCTGTAa